One Cucumis sativus cultivar 9930 chromosome 1, Cucumber_9930_V3, whole genome shotgun sequence DNA segment encodes these proteins:
- the LOC101216864 gene encoding uncharacterized protein LOC101216864, with product MAVTSIFHFSLPSKSSPSTPPFKTSHSLLSSPNFRPLRIICCLSNHRSDDENPTTSNSTINSLRVVFAAGGTGGRVYPAVAIADELLLAYPTAQILFLGTPNSTESAAVPSAGYEFDTVLASQLAHPIISPQNLLLPLHVIKSVIASYKKLIDFKPHIVIGTGGYVSFPICLAAKLINGVKLAIQEQNSVPGFANWVLSHFADIVFVVLNSTVECFPRKKKCLVCGNPVRLTLKQHVPKSVARLHFFPRSRKGEDLEAKVLLILGGSLGANAINIAMLNLYYQMLLENKNLYIIWQTGVKTFDEMDSLVKNHPRLHLTPFMHSLHLAYAAADLVVSRAGAMTCSEILATGKPSILIPSPHEDEGHQFRNASIMADMAGSTVINEDELDSTTLASAIQEILGDGTKMADLSERALRVSKPNASTEIVQHIGSLIDLSTRKAKQH from the exons ATGGCGGTCACcagtatttttcatttctctctaCCTTCCAAATCTAGCCCTTCAACTCCGCCGTTTAAGACTTCTCACTCCCTCCTTTCCTCCCCAAATTTCAG GCCTCTCAGAATCATCTGTTGCCTATCTAATCACCGATCAGATGACGAAAACCCCACTACTTCAAACAGCACGATTAACTCCCTGAGAGTCGTCTTCGCCGCTGGAGGCACTGGTGGTCGCGTTTATCCCGCCGTCGCCATTGCCGATGAGCTCCTACTTGCTTACCCCACAGCACAGATCCTCTTTCTGGGAACACCGAACAGCACGGAAAGCGCCGCCGTCCCCTCAGCCGGGTACGAGTTCGACACAGTTCTGGCCAGTCAGTTAGCTCACCCTATTATATCTCCCCAAAACCTTCTCCTTCCTTTACATGTGATCAAATCCGTGATTGCGAGTTACAAAAAACTCATCGATTTCAAGCCCCACATCGTCATTGGCACAGGTGGATACGTCTCGTTCCCGATTTGCCTTGCTGCAAAGCTTATTAATGGCGTCAAGCTTGCAATCCAAGAGCAGAACTCGGTTCCAGGTTTTGCGAATTGGGTTCTTTCTCATTTTGCAGATATTGTGTTCGTTGTATTGAACTCCACAGTTGAGTGCTTTccaaggaagaagaaatgcttggtttgtgggaacccGGTGAGGTTGACATTGAAACAGCACGTGCCCAAGTCTGTGGCACGTTTGCATTTCTTTCCAAGATCAAGGAAGGGTGAGGATTTGGAGGCTAAGGTGTTGCTTATTCTTGGGGGGTCTTTGGGTGCAAATGCCATCAATATTGCCATGTTGAATCTGTATTATCAGATGTTGTTGGAGAACAAGAATTTGTACATTATATGGCAGACTGGTGTGAAGACATTTGATGAGATGGACAGCCTTGTGAAAAACCATCCCCGTCTGCATTTAACGCC GTTCATGCATTCTCTGCATTTGGCTTATGCAGCTGCAGATCTCGTTGTTTCTAGAGCAGGGGCCATGACTTGCTCTGAGATCCTAGCAACTGGAAAGCCATCTATACTG ATACCATCACCTCATGAAGATGAAGGACATCAGTTTAGAAATGCTTCCATAATGGCTGACATGGCTGGTTCAACAGTCATTAATGAAGATGAACTAGATTCAACCACGCTTGCAAGTGCAATTCAAGAGATATTAG GTGATGGGACTAAAATGGCAGATCTATCTGAAAGAGCATTGCGAGTATCGAAACCAAATGCCTCTACTGAAATTGTTCAACACATTGGAAGCTTAATAGACTTGTCAACTAG